ttaggacacgcccacccctcattggaaacacagacagggacctgagaggatctatagggagctccaataaaggggccattgttacagattaatgtttagcccaaagagaaaccagcactgtatattattcataattgcctacagggttagggggttttcccatttatccaatatgtcccctttaagctgtGTTTTTTCTTCATCTATCTAGTCAATACCTTATTAGGCAAACAATAACCTACTTTAATTATACCTCTGTTTCAATGCCAAcaccatttttagacattttcaaGTTTTAAACAAAAGAAGCTGATggcaaaaaaagcacaaattattGACAGAGCTCAACAACCTTTTAGGACAAATAATAAACGTATGCATGCAGCAGATTCGGACATGAATGACAATCTATTCTCCAGCCCAGGATTGTGGGTTAAAGTGATCTCACCTGATTACCACACTATTAGGCTGTCTGGCTAGTCGGTCTACCTCCTCCATGGAAATCTGATCAATTTTGTTATATACCTGTGGAAAAGTACAGGAGACAATATAATGAGCCTCCTTAAGAGGACACAGttaacaaagaaaaaagaaataaatcaatTTTCAAGATAATATGTACAGTAACAAAGTAAATGCTGAAATATACATtagaataatataataaagtattattgaaaataattaaaattagatTAAATTGTATTAATGCTCACTTGTAATTATCAACAATATGGCTAGTCTCAATAAAGTCATGGGAATTGGTAGAACGATAGAGAATGGCTTGGATTTTAGATCTTTCAAAATTATCAAGGGTTTAGAAATAGTTTCCATTTGGCCAAGAATCTAGCACAAATCTTTGGGTTAATAGTTCTATATGAAGTGGCTTCCATTACACATAGATTTTGCATTTCTGTAATGGTTTTCAGAATTGTAGGAGGGGAGGTTTGACTCCACTTTCTGAGTATTACATGTCTAGCTGTTTGTATGCATACTTATAGTGCCTCTTACTGTAGTCCCAAATATTGAGACTCACTAAATAAATGTCCTAATAAATGTCAGTAAATTAAAATGCCCCCAAACCTTAACCTGTTTTAAATTTGTAGCAAAGGGGTCCATCCCCTGGAGCAATAGTTTACtgtgtaaattaatatttttcataCTCCTGTGTCAGTGTACCCATGGCCTAACATTCATTCAAAcagcacctacaaataaaaaTTTCTTATGAACAAATGCCCTATTTTTATAAGAAAGGTTTTTTATTCTATAGTTCTGTAGAACTTGATCTCCATTAACCTCCCTGGTTAATGGGGACCTTTTACcctaagaaaaaatatattttaaatcttgtttccttcagtctcgCAATTCACAATTATAGCAAGTAGGCAGGCAACATTTTATGGACGgtgttattaaaggggttgttgatcTTTTGGTCAATtcacttttggtatgatgtagacattaatattctaagattatttgccattggtcttttttaattttgtttttcagttatttagatttttgttcagcaactctccaatttGGCATTTTGGGAGCTATCTGGTAGCTAGAGTCTTATTTACCCTTGCAaccagtggtttaaacgagagacaggaatatgaataggagatgggctgaacagaaagataagtgacaacaagtaacaataacagtaaaattgtagcctgacagagcaaCAGATTTTGGctagctggggtcagtgaccgccatttgaaagctagaagcatagagtcaaaagaggaaggcaaataattcaaaaagtataaaaaaaaaaaataatgaaaaccaattgcaaagtttataGGAATagatcattctataacatactaaaagttaactgaaagacAAGCTTTGAATCATCCTAAAATCTTGCGCAAGAATTGGGACCTGATGCACATTCCCAAGTACAGGCTAgtggggaatgtgaggagtgcagggCGTCAAAAAGTGCAGAAATAAAAGTGAAAGGGATTGCTGTGCCTCGAGCATGGAGTCAGGAAACGCAATTTATGACTGACAGATTATTAAATAAGTTTATAACACGTATGGATGTTTTGAAAAAGAAATTTGGGtgttatgtttaatttgaaaaggatgtTTATTATAGAGCTGTCTCAGTGACAGGTGCTCTTGAGGTTGATGTCCCACGAAGCAGTTTAGtagcctgtgatagatctctactATTGTGGGTCACTAACAGCTTCGAAATACCTTTTCAccggcaacaacaggagtcgattgtggaaagcccttcgcattgctttggttttccgaagtcacacGGAGTTGCCTTCAGGAgaaaactttgcgcaacttcggaaTACTGAAGCGATGCAATGGCCTTTCCACCGCCGACTCCTatttttgccagtggaaaggaatttcagagcagttactcacccgtgatagcagagatctatcacgtgCGTCTAAACCACTCCGTGGGACACCAGCCTTAAGTACTAAAACCACTGAAACCCATAACTatagttatatagtatatataacttatgttatttgctgtgtaaacaagCAGCCTATTTTAGCTTAAAACGCTGGCCCCATGGCTAGACAGCAGCTTGCTTACATAAATTACATTCAAGCCTCTGATAGAAACATGCCATTTGTGCTAAAGATGGGAAACAGTAATGAATCCATATAAAATcctttaggccagtgctgtcTAACATATCACATGTAGTGGGCCAGtcatttctcatatagcatgttggGGGAcaggattatattaaaatgatatgaTGATgaaaatgatgtcatacagttAAGTCTATGAAGCCAATGAGCAGACTGAGGGTCTCTCTCCTTGGGGCATTAGCTTTAATGACGTTACCGCTCCTTTAATAGATTGATATAGGTAAATAAGTGACATAATCAAGACTGTAAGCTCAGATTTGCTGCATATAACAAATATTTCTCCTAAGCATATAAAAATTACATTACTTGCATTAGAAAGTGCCTTATTAACACATTTCAGTTACTTACATAGAGACATGGCATGTAAACTCTGTTTCCAACGATAACATCTATGAAATCATCAGGGCTGCAATCCTCTCGGAACAGCACCTCTGCATTAAACATTTCTGGAAAGGGTTAAGTGAAGGACTGTCCTGAGAAGAAAGATTACTAAACAATTGTGTCTTTTGCAAGCGATAAAAATGCCTGCTGAGCGgaatcaccccatgtgccattgcccataATTTTAATGGCAGCAGAGATTTAGAAAGAAAAATCCATAACAACATAAAAATTGGCCATccatcttttaaaggagaaaagaagTTAAAATTACTGGCCGTACCCAATGTATCCAATTGAGAGCTGCAATGTACTTTTAATGTGCATCCCAATGAAAATGTTCAGTGAGCCCAAAAACAATATGCTGCTAAACTGCATTTCTATAATTTCTCAGTAAACCAATTCTCGCTAAAGCTAAACATTCTCTCTATATTAACCAGTATAGACAGTAAGCTATTGCTCATTACTGAGTAGCCCCTGACTCTTTCACAATAGGATACTGTATTCATGCAGAATAAGCTGCACCAGCTTCTCCGAACACTGGGTTAGGGGTACTGTGGAGTTAAATGAGATTCCGCCTCCTTTCTTCGGCTACAAAGGCAAGGtgcaaaataaaaaggtttaGAAGTGGTGTGCAGATCAGTAGGTAGGTTGTCATTATGGGCTCAGGGAGATGGATTCACAACAGTATACTTCAATCATACCTTGAAGTATATGTTAGGTTTGTCTTTGTTTAGACGAATGCCCACTGATTCCAACTCTTTCTCCAGTAATGATCTAGGGGCAAagagaatgaaaaaaatgaaaagacagTGCCAAGGGCTATGACCCCCATGACTGCTTCAGCGTGAAAGGGTAGCTGACCTTTGAACCTCTCCTTTTGTGGCATCCAACATCATTATAACCACGTCTGATGTCCGTGCCACTGCAATGACCTGCCGACCTCTTCCTTTCCCTGGATTGAAGTAAAAACCATTAGTGCTGCCATTCTGCTTGCTATACTTACAGTAACTTACAGTCCATAGTAGGTGTATGTAAATGAGATGAAGGGGAAACCAGCACTATCACTTATTTTTCagtgattactttttttttgctaaagtgTCACTTATATTCACATATTTTTAACCAAACCCAGATATAACAAATAATTGATTCTCCTGTGTGCCACAAGGTGGAGAATGCAATAAAAGTTAATGTAACATGGAAAACTTACAAATGTCATTGGTGTAAATGAGCTAGGCATGATTGAAAGAAACCCTATCAGCATTCATGCTACTTTCCTTTATCAAGACGGAGATAAACTTTATCACATTTAATATGTCACACAGTTTGTCCTTTTGAAAAGTTTGAACCTCTTTTAGAAACCAATGAATACAGTTGACTAGGTAAAGGCTTGATTATACAAAAGATAAAATATTGctgaaaaaaaagatgaaaaagccatttcagtaaaaaaataagaaaacatttaaatgtatagGACAGAAATAACTAGTATGCCATATTAAAGTAATAGTTTTCATTTtaaggtgttattgttcctttaaagtgaatTACTAGTACAGCAGTTAAAGAAGGAAGTCTataatcaatgggagttgtcaccCACCAGTAGTTATAATCTCTTACCTGAAACCCTAGCTAGTGCCCCTGTATGATACAAACTGCACCAGCAGTGCTACTGCTGTAGGAGCACCACATCTCCACCTTCTTCTGTCTCACAGGAATCCTTTGCTGCTAATGTGCACGGTGAGCATgagcagtagaatgaaaagccatGCTTTGGAGACTGTTTTTAGCTCTATGTGCACTGAGCCCAGAGCATACAGGGATCCACAAGAAGGAGGAAGATGGTGACATGGTGCTGGAGCAGTTTTCTGTGAGAAGCCAACTAGCCTAACAATCGGGCAGCCCCCGGGATACTTTTCTTTTCAACAATGTTGCAACCTGTCAAGAGCAAAGTGCTACAAAGCATTATAAAATATGTGTTACAttccacaaaataaatacattagttactggcaaatacattagttagcttcaaaaaggggttggatgactttttagcaagtgaggaaatacagggttatgggcgatagctcttagtacaagttgatccagggactggtccgattgccaacttgaagtcaggaaggaattttttcccccctgcAGCAaatgttttgccttcctctggatcaactagcagttaggcaggttatatataggcataaaaggttgaacctgAAACACTTGTGTCTTGTTTTCAAcctgacttactatgttactatgttcaaaTAATATGGAACTGACCCTGAGCTGCTCCTTCAATAATTCCTGGGAGATCAAGAAGTTGAATATTGGCCCCCTTGTACTAAAAGATAAAAACAGAttacaaaaagttaaaaatgctTCACAAAGTGAAAGTGATGTTCAAATATAAGGGAGAAGACACCCGGGGCAATTAATTGCTGCAACTTTTAAAAATTCAGTTGTGGCAACTAATCACAGCAATTTAGTGGCCGTAGTTGTGTAAATGTGGCGCCAAGACCAATTGCCTTgacgtttttttaaaaatgtcccggtgactaattgccccatgtgtcttcaccctaaaacatgTTGAAAGTTTCACTAAGTAACATGCACTGTATTCACAACTTGTGCCATAGTGGGAATGAAGACTGAATGCCAGTCTCATCCAGTGTGCTGGCTACTGGTGTTAAGGCTTAGGGCAATTATATGCTGCAAAATGCATGAAGGAGCAGTTACGGTTATGAGAATAGTCAATATGTTCTAGATTTAATGTTACAGTAATGTGCTATATGCTGAATAAAGTGATTGACAGGTTTATAATTCCAGTCCTCCCAAACCTTTGGAAGTATGTCTGGAAAATGATGCTGGTCAAATTAAGGCTCACTTTTGGGTAATTCAGTGTTTGTCCAGAAAACGAAAGGTAAACACCAAACATTTTTTGCCCAGATATGCAGATCAACAAGAAAACAAAGCGGCTAACAAAGATATGAAACACTTAAACAATATAAATGCCCATATATACCCCCCTTTCTGCAAGAACTTATTGATCATTGCACCACTGGTTTGACTAGGGGACCACAGGTCTGGCACCTGGGCCAGGGCCCTCTTTCTTGTCCACAATCTTCCACTGCCTCTTTCACTACCTGTTTCTTAACTTTACCCTCGTTCCTTATTCACCCATATTTGCCACCAGTCACACATAGCACTGCACATTAGATACTTAACAAATTACATTATTTTAGCCTATTGGATACTCCTAAAATTACTTGGACCCAGTTCTCACTCAGCCCGACACCCCTCAATTTGTACCCCTGTCTCTCAAGTTTCCTACCAGCATATAGTATTCTTTACCTCGATCACTCCTGGGATGCAAGTGAGTGTAGTAAACTCGTAGGATGCAGCTTCACTAGCTGTGGATGTCATCAAGCTCAAGAAGGTAGACTGAAAGAAAAATAAT
The genomic region above belongs to Xenopus tropicalis strain Nigerian chromosome 9, UCB_Xtro_10.0, whole genome shotgun sequence and contains:
- the drg2 gene encoding developmentally-regulated GTP-binding protein 2 (The RefSeq protein has 1 substitution compared to this genomic sequence) yields the protein MGILEKISEIEREIARTQKNKATEYHLGLLKAKLAKYRAQLLEPSKSAANKGEGFDVMKSGDARVALIGFPSVGKSTFLSLMTSTASEAASYEFTTLTCIPGVIEYKGANIQLLDLPGIIEGAAQGKGRGRQVIAVARTSDVVIMMLDATKGEVQRSLLEKELESVGIRLNKDKPNIYFKPKKGGGISFNSTVPLTQCSEKLVQLILHEYKMFNAEVLFREDCSPDDFIDVIVGNRVYMPCLYVYNKIDQISMEEVDRLARQPNSVVISCGMKLNLDYLLEMLWEYLALTCIYTKKRGERPDFADAIILRKGASVEHVCHRIHRTLVSQFKYALVWGTSTKYSPQRVGLTHNMEHEDVIQVVKK